AGCATGCAAGTTAGCTAACTCATCGAGTGTCAACGGATTCATGTAATGCCCGTTAATGTATGCAATAGCCTCTTCTATCACTCTTTTACTTGGAAAACTGCCGCTCTCCCTATACCTGCAACCCACCAGAACTTGATACACGATGCTTAAGAATAATTCCTTGACACGAAGTTTCCCAATCCCTCCAAGTGTATGGGCATTCTGATGGAGCAGGATCAGTAATTCTATCACTCTCGGATTTGTTCCCGGTTCAAGCTTAAAATGAGAGTCGCATTCATGACCTCTATTTTCATCACCTATCTTGTCCAATCGATAAAAAAGTGAATAGTACTCGAACTCTGATTGTCCTATAACTTGGGAGTTAAGTTGCATGCCTGGAGCCGCATGAAATACTGATCCTGGAAGTAATTCGTAAGCAGTTCCGTTCACACACATTCTAGCTTCTCCACGAATGATAAATAGAAATCCATGCTTTACGGTCTTAAAGTCACGCAATATACTTTTCGGCTGGATGACTAAACGGTAGACACTTTCTATATCACAGGAACCACTAGCAAATATCTCGGCTAATTTATTCAAATCTATCATGTACTGCACCTGCTCCCTGCACGATTAACGAGAATTGGTACGAAGTGGTTGAGGAAGTGAATGGAGATGATTTAATGAGGTGGCTTAATTATAAAGTGGTCTAATCCCAAGGAGGGCACTCTACGTCAGTACCCTCCTTGGGATTAGATATTTCCGTATCAGGTATCCGTGTCCACCTACTTATCTAACTCTAAAGGCAAAAAAACATAATCCCCATTCCTCAGAATCTCACATGAACGAACGGGAATAGGATGTTTAAAAATAGGTCCATCGATTACGGTAGTATGGAACTCTCCGCCTTCTCCACATGGGTCAATGCCGCGAGCTTCAAGCTCTTTTACATATTCATGAGTCAACGTTCGGCCTAAATCGTCTTCCTGCATTCCTAGCGATAGATTTACAGTAACAACGATCGTTACAAATCCCAGATTGATGAATTCATCGACAGCTTCTCGGTGATCCATTTCCCATAGGGGCATCCCAAGCTTTAATCCCGCATTTTTCGTAACTTTGTCATGCCAACAGCCATGGGCAGGCATATCCAAGTCTCCCGTTACTAACACTTCGGCTCCCTGATCTTTAGCTTTTTCTAAAAGGCCCATATAAATGGTTTCATAATCATCCCAGCTCGCAGCAGCAGTATATACAGGCAACCCTATGGATTCAGCTTGGGCTTGTATTAATTCCGGCGGCATTCCGTGGGATCTGGAACGTTTTCCTTCCTCCTCCAACATCATGATAAGTCCAACGGCTTCTCCAACCTTCATTGCTTTATATAGAGCTAGAGTACTATCCTTTCCACCACTAAAAGAAGCTATAAATTTATGCCCGCGAGCACCATTTTTCCAATCTACTATTTCTGTCATGCATTTCTTACCCCTTTGCTGTTTTTTTTGCACAATGTTTGTTAATGAACAGGTTTAGGTAATGTACGTAACTATTATGAACGAATTACATGCCTCTGCCAAATGGTTGTTCCAAAATGTATCTTTACATGGTGTAGGAAGGGGGGGGATGCAGAAAAAGGCGACAGCTGCGAGCCGTCGCCTTTAGACAAACTTTCATTTATTTAACGTAGTAATGAAGAGGGTATGTGCGGTACTGGGCTGGAGCCATTTTCTCGGTTGTGTGGAAGCCAGCCGGAGCCTGAAGCAACTCAGGGATACGGTTGACCACTGTTGCGCATGTAAGCTCTACCGTTGCCGGGCAAGAGATGTTGACCTCTGTTTTCGGCTCGCCTTTAATGACCCAATCGTTGTGGTCCACTTCGTCCTCAGCATACACTTTGCCGATACACTCTGTTACGATGACCGGTCCTTGATGGGTGACGGTTGTGACGACCGCGGACATGCCTGTGGCATCACCAGCAGGAATTGTTTTGCCAAGTGTGGTGGAATGAAGATCTTGATCATGCGTCATCGGAATCAATTGTTGATCCATCGATTTAATGGTCCATCCGAACTGTGAGCACAACCATTCATTGGCGTTTCTCATAAAGGACGGAAGATCATTGTTGCTGGCAATCTTCTCTTCGAATTCCTTAATCGTTAAGCCTGCTCCGTGAACCTCTGCAAGCGCGATGCCGTACTCTTCGACATTGTAGCTGGACATGCCTTCAATTCTAGTAATCTGATGCGTTGCGCCCGCTAATACGGTGATTAAGTTACCCCAGAACACATCCTGATATCCCGAACCGGTTAAGGTGCAATTGTTGTCTTTAGCAAGCCGGTCCAGACGGTTGGTCAGCGCAGGGGAGGTTGTCCAAGGATAGAACGCTTCTTCACACGTACTAATTGCGTTCACGCCGTGACGAGCCGCCAATTCAAAAGCGTCATACATATCTGTCATTAAGCTTGTCGTGGAAATGATGCACACTTGTGCGTCGCATTCTTTAAATACTTGCTCAGCGTCGGAGCGGATAGGAACATTCAATTTCACGCCCAAACCTGCTACCTCACCTGCATCTTTACCAACGACGTTCGGATTCATATCGATCGCGCCTACGATTTCTGCACCTTTTTCATACAGATATCTGAGGAAAACCTGACCCATTTTACCGCAGCCGTATTGAATGACTCTAATTCTTTCTTTCATGTGGACAACCTCCTACATTGTTATTATTTTCACAAACTATAATGTTAATGATGTTGGGAGCTCCTTATGTCCTTATCATAAACTCTATAGTAACTATAGAGTCAACCTCTTTTGATCGGAACTTGCAATTTCATAAACATATTCCGCTCGTCATGATGAAATACCGGTAATTCCACCACCACTTCACAAATGTAATCCCCAATCACCTCATAACCGTGCTCATGTACATAATCGAATAATTTGCCCGCATACTTCTGCTCATGAAAGAAACTATCGCAATATATGCACAAATAGTCGTGTTCCGGGATGATCTCCACGCCTGCCTGCATTTCAAAATCGGGATCTACGAACAAAAAAACTTCCGTCGATACAAAATGTCCCCGTTCAATCGCTTCTTGCCGGATAATAGAGCCGACATTGCAAAAGTATGCCATTGGCAAATGGTTGACGATCGCCTGGGCACGCAGCTCCCGCAGTATATATTCGTACGTTTCAAGCGTATTCTCATAAATATTGACGTTGCTGTCGTAGCAATAAATTTTGCGCTCCGGAATGCGCTCCAGAACGATATGCCCTTCGCCCGGAGCGCTCATATATGTGTCGTAATTTTTAATGCTGACTTGGACCGCTTTTTTCATCTGATCTAGTTCCTTCATTTTGTGCTCAATGAGAACCGCTTGCTGCCGCAGCATCTCGGGGATAGATTCAACATTTTCGCTGTCGAACCAAGCTTTTATATTGTCCAACGACATGCCTAAATATTTCATATAGTTGATCATATCCAGTCTGGCGCATTGCTTGATTCCGTAGTAACGGTAACCCGTGCTTTCATCAACATACTCAGGCTTTAACAGCCCCAGCTTGGCATAATAGCGCAGCGTTTGAACAGAGGTGTTATTCAATTCGGCCATGCGGCCGATCGATAGTTTATCCATAACGATAGATCCCTTCTCAATCACGCTTAGTCATATCTAATGTTTGTTGGACTCTATGGGGTGGTTTCCAAGAAAATCAATGACAAGCTCGTTAATCTGTTGTTTCTGTTCAACACTTAAAAGATGCCCTGCCTTAGGGATGGTTGCTATCGTGACATCTGGAATGATGCTCGCCTTCGCTTGAACTGTCTTGATGGAATGGCGGTAAATGACTTCGTCTTCCCCGACCATGAATAAAGTAGGGACTGGGAGCTGTGACAGTTCTTCTTCAGTGAATACGGCAGGAAGCAGCCCGAGTCGAGGGACGCAGCTCTGGTAGCTCGCTGTAAGCAGTGATTTATAGGACTCGGGAAGTAGACTCAGGTTATTATGTTTCGACATGCACCATGTGAATGCGCGATCAATAAGCCACGGTTTTGGGAACATCACAGGAGGAAACATCTTTACATAGAACATCCTTGAAAGCGGCGCAAAGGAGCCCGCAGGTGCCAGCAGCCCAAGCGAATGTACATGCGACGGATGCGCTACCGTAAAATTCAAAGACAAAAAACCGCCCATGGAATGCCCCAATAAATGAAACGCGCCCAATTGCAGTTCACGGACTAGCTCCAACAGCCATTGCGCTGCTGCTTCTTTGCTTGAAAGCGGCTTTAGGAGTGTACTTCTGCCAAAGTCTCCAGGGACATCAATGCAATGAACATAATAATTCTTGGACCATTCAGCAATGTTTGCACTCCACATGAGCGAGGTTGCGGTCATTCCGTGAATGAGCAGCAGAGGTGGATTCGCCTTATTACCGCATTTGATCATATGAGTACTTCCGAAGTCAGTTGTAACAAAGCAGGATTCGTAAGAAACAGGCCACTCACTCAGCGCTCGGTCATAAGCGGCTGTGAAGTGCGCTCTCGCACTAACGCTTCTAAATATAGATAAATCCTTCGTATCCATCAACTCACTCCTTTAAAGATGATGTATCGATGAAAATTCTCAAGATCTGATCTACCTGTGGAAAGTCTTCCAACAACGGGTAGGTTAATTGGGTAAACACAACACCGTTCAGCATCGAAGAGTACATAAGAGCTTGCTCCGATGGATCCACCTTGATGAATTCACCCTGCTCCTGACCTTGCTGGAACAGATGCTTAAGCAATTCCAGACTCTTGGCTGAATATTCTTTTGAAATCGCTGATGCCTCTTCCGGGACCGTCTTGGACGTATTGGTTTGCAGCGCGATCAGAAAGAAATGACCGCTCTCCCGAGTGTGAGCAAAAATCCCTTCCGTCATTGCCTTTAGACGTTCATAAGGGCTTCCGTTGCTGTGCACAGCTTGATGAATTGTTTCATAGGAGGTAATAAATGCAGTCTTTGCTAACTCAATATAAATATCTTCTTTGGAAGAAAAATAATGATAAATCAAACCGTGGCTTAGTTGAGCTTCACCCACAATATCGCTTACTTTCGTACCCGCATAGCCCCGCTCTCCAAACACCTTCGCCCCGGCTGCCAGTAGTTGCTGTTTACGTATATCACGAATTTGCTGATTCTGTTCATCCACTCTGGGAGACATGGTGTAAATCCTCCTTGACGAAAATGTTATTTATAAGGTGATCGTAACCATTTTTGATTAATTAGTCAATCAAAAAAATGAAGGTCCGACTCTTCATTGCGATGTCTTCGGAAGCGTAGTAATGTTGAGGATATGGAACACATTGCAACATGTATGATTTAAACGAAATGACTAAATTGGAGGCTGTTATTCCCATGATGAATGTATCTTATATTCCTGATTTTGTTGGTAAGCTTACCATAATGAATGAGCCGTCACATTGGAGCGTGAAAGATGAATCTTTACTCGTCCATACACAATCCGAAACGGATTTTTGGCTGAAAACCCATTACGGATTCGAAGTGATGAACGGACATGTCTTTTACGAGTCGATTGAGACGGACTTCACGGCAGAAGTATCACTTAGTATGCAGCCCGTATCAACCTATGACCAGGCGGGACTGTTCGTCATGGTGTCGGAAACATGTTGGTTGAAGACATCGCTTGAATATATACCGGACGGTCCATCACACTTGGGGGCCGTCGTCACCAATCATGGATATTCGGATTGGTCCACCCGAAATTACGAGAACGCGCATGTCACGAAACCTTTAGCATTCCGAGTCGAGCGTAAGCACGGCGATTATACGATCTCGGCCAAGACGCAGGGTAACCCAGATGAGTGGGAGCAGATCCGGATCTCTCATTTGCACGAAGACCGGCATCCCAATCCGGTCAAAGTAGGCATCTATTGCTGCAGCCCGACCCCAAATGGCGGTTTCGAGACTCGCTTCTATTCTTTTTCTATAGAGAAAAAGTAGCTTGGTGTTTCTAACGCTAAGAACAGTTCAGCCCCCGAACGCATATGGTCGGGGGCTGATGCTCTCTGCCGGTGAAAATTTAAAGCTAAAGACTAGGGCGTTTTTTCTTTTGATGGAAAAGCATCCTAAACCCTTTTCAGCATTCATTATTTATATGTAATAATTACAATATAAAACTATTGCCATATGAGAGTTGTTGCCCTATAATCCAAGGTAATTGATAATAATTCTCATCGAGGTGTTTGAAGTGAAACTAGCGGATATAAACATCAATGCACCGGTTACGATTGTGGAGTTGGGCTGCAGCAATCAGCTGGTCTGTAGACGGCTTAATGATCTGGGGATCGTCGAGGGCTGTCAGGTTTGCATTAAACAGAGGCTGCCATTTGGAGGCCCTATTACGCTAGAGGCTGATGGGCAGTGGATTGCTATTCGCCGCAAGGAAGCTCTTCAGATTGTAGTGGAAGCCGTATGAGCGAGATTGTTTTGGCAGGCAACCCGAATACCGGAAAAAGCTCGCTGTTTAACATTTTGACCGGCTCCTATGAATATGTGGGCAACTGGGCCGGAGTTACAGTCGAGAAGAAGGTTGGACAACTGAAGGCAGGAAAAGGTCAGCTTATCGATCTGCCGGGTCTCTATTCCCTTAATCCTTTATCACATGACGAGGAGGTCGCCTCCCGTTTTTTGCTAAACGAATCATTTGATTCCATTCTAAACGTGGTGGATGCCTCTCAAATTGAACGAAACCTAAACCTGACATTGCAGCTACTGGAATACGGCAAGCCCGTTGTCATCGCTTTGAACATGGTGGATGTGGCGAAGCAGCAGGGGATTGAGATAGACATCGAACGATTGTCCGAGCTGCTGAAGACACCCGTCGTTCCAGTGGTGGCCCGAAGCGGGAAGGGCTGTGATGTACTGCTTCGCATGATTACGGGAGAGTCGTCTGGAAATGCTTGTGAAAAAACGCACATGCTTTCCTATGGAGAGCTGTTAGAAAAGGCGTGTACTGAGCTGACTGCCAAGATGCCGGATCATATCGTCTCCCCGCGCTGGATGGCTGTACAGTTTCTGGAGGGGAACTCGGTTGTACGCGCCGCGCTGGAGAAGGTGATCGACTCCAAATGGCTGAATCAGTTCTATCAGTCCACGGAGCAGTCCGTTATGGAAGCGTATGGTGGAAAGAAGCTGTCCCAGTACATCCGCAATAAACGAAGCGATCATATAAAAGAGATCCTCGCACAGTGTCTGACGCGGACAGAAAGACGCAGTAATCTGTCGGAGCGGATTGATCGGGTCGTTACGAACAAGTATTTAGGCATCCCGATTTTTCTGATGTTTATGTACCTAGCGTTCAAGCTGACGTTTGAATGGCTAGGCAACCCGTTATCCGACCTGGTCGATGGGTTCATTAATGGTGCACTGAGGAATGGAACGGAGTGGCTGCTGAATGGTGTTGGAGCTACATCTTTTATTAAAGCGATCATATTTGATGGGATTTTTGCCGGTGTCGGTGGAGTCCTCGTATTTGTGCCTCAAATCTTCATCTTGTTCTTGATTATTTCCTTTATCGAGGATTCCGGTTATATGGCACGGATTGCTTCGGTCATGGACCGGCTGATGGAAGCCGTCGGTTTGAACGGCAAAGCATTCATTCCTTTGATTATCGGTTTTGGATGTAATGTACCGGGTATTATGGCGGCCCGGACCATCGAACAGCCGAAGGAAAGACTGCTGACGATTATTCTGTCACCGCTTATGTCTTGCTCGGCCAGATTATCGGTGTACAGCCTCTTTGTCGGTATCTTTTTCAAGTCCAATCAGGCACTGATTGTCCTGTCGCTGTATGTGATGGGCATTGTGATAGCGCTGCTGCTCGCGAAGCTATTCTCTTCAACCATTTTGAAGCAGCAGGAGTCCATGTTTGTCGTGGAGCTGCCGCCTTACCGGATTCCGCAGTGGAAGACGCTGGCCCGCAGCACCTGGGAGAAGGGAAAAGGCTTTGTACGGAAAGC
Above is a window of Paenibacillus uliginis N3/975 DNA encoding:
- a CDS encoding AraC family transcriptional regulator, whose translation is MIDLNKLAEIFASGSCDIESVYRLVIQPKSILRDFKTVKHGFLFIIRGEARMCVNGTAYELLPGSVFHAAPGMQLNSQVIGQSEFEYYSLFYRLDKIGDENRGHECDSHFKLEPGTNPRVIELLILLHQNAHTLGGIGKLRVKELFLSIVYQVLVGCRYRESGSFPSKRVIEEAIAYINGHYMNPLTLDELANLHAMSPKRFSYFFHKYTGFRPIDYVIHYRMERASELLKAGQFPIRDIAVSVGYANPLYFSRVFKNKFGVSPSAYAHNLEHHK
- a CDS encoding diphthine--ammonia ligase — translated: MTEIVDWKNGARGHKFIASFSGGKDSTLALYKAMKVGEAVGLIMMLEEEGKRSRSHGMPPELIQAQAESIGLPVYTAAASWDDYETIYMGLLEKAKDQGAEVLVTGDLDMPAHGCWHDKVTKNAGLKLGMPLWEMDHREAVDEFINLGFVTIVVTVNLSLGMQEDDLGRTLTHEYVKELEARGIDPCGEGGEFHTTVIDGPIFKHPIPVRSCEILRNGDYVFLPLELDK
- a CDS encoding dihydrodipicolinate reductase; translation: MKERIRVIQYGCGKMGQVFLRYLYEKGAEIVGAIDMNPNVVGKDAGEVAGLGVKLNVPIRSDAEQVFKECDAQVCIISTTSLMTDMYDAFELAARHGVNAISTCEEAFYPWTTSPALTNRLDRLAKDNNCTLTGSGYQDVFWGNLITVLAGATHQITRIEGMSSYNVEEYGIALAEVHGAGLTIKEFEEKIASNNDLPSFMRNANEWLCSQFGWTIKSMDQQLIPMTHDQDLHSTTLGKTIPAGDATGMSAVVTTVTHQGPVIVTECIGKVYAEDEVDHNDWVIKGEPKTEVNISCPATVELTCATVVNRIPELLQAPAGFHTTEKMAPAQYRTYPLHYYVK
- a CDS encoding MerR family transcriptional regulator — encoded protein: MDKLSIGRMAELNNTSVQTLRYYAKLGLLKPEYVDESTGYRYYGIKQCARLDMINYMKYLGMSLDNIKAWFDSENVESIPEMLRQQAVLIEHKMKELDQMKKAVQVSIKNYDTYMSAPGEGHIVLERIPERKIYCYDSNVNIYENTLETYEYILRELRAQAIVNHLPMAYFCNVGSIIRQEAIERGHFVSTEVFLFVDPDFEMQAGVEIIPEHDYLCIYCDSFFHEQKYAGKLFDYVHEHGYEVIGDYICEVVVELPVFHHDERNMFMKLQVPIKRG
- a CDS encoding alpha/beta fold hydrolase yields the protein MDTKDLSIFRSVSARAHFTAAYDRALSEWPVSYESCFVTTDFGSTHMIKCGNKANPPLLLIHGMTATSLMWSANIAEWSKNYYVHCIDVPGDFGRSTLLKPLSSKEAAAQWLLELVRELQLGAFHLLGHSMGGFLSLNFTVAHPSHVHSLGLLAPAGSFAPLSRMFYVKMFPPVMFPKPWLIDRAFTWCMSKHNNLSLLPESYKSLLTASYQSCVPRLGLLPAVFTEEELSQLPVPTLFMVGEDEVIYRHSIKTVQAKASIIPDVTIATIPKAGHLLSVEQKQQINELVIDFLGNHPIESNKH
- a CDS encoding TetR/AcrR family transcriptional regulator, which codes for MSPRVDEQNQQIRDIRKQQLLAAGAKVFGERGYAGTKVSDIVGEAQLSHGLIYHYFSSKEDIYIELAKTAFITSYETIHQAVHSNGSPYERLKAMTEGIFAHTRESGHFFLIALQTNTSKTVPEEASAISKEYSAKSLELLKHLFQQGQEQGEFIKVDPSEQALMYSSMLNGVVFTQLTYPLLEDFPQVDQILRIFIDTSSLKE
- a CDS encoding DUF1349 domain-containing protein, with the protein product MNVSYIPDFVGKLTIMNEPSHWSVKDESLLVHTQSETDFWLKTHYGFEVMNGHVFYESIETDFTAEVSLSMQPVSTYDQAGLFVMVSETCWLKTSLEYIPDGPSHLGAVVTNHGYSDWSTRNYENAHVTKPLAFRVERKHGDYTISAKTQGNPDEWEQIRISHLHEDRHPNPVKVGIYCCSPTPNGGFETRFYSFSIEKK
- a CDS encoding FeoA family protein, whose product is MIIILIEVFEVKLADININAPVTIVELGCSNQLVCRRLNDLGIVEGCQVCIKQRLPFGGPITLEADGQWIAIRRKEALQIVVEAV
- the feoB gene encoding ferrous iron transport protein B — its product is MSEIVLAGNPNTGKSSLFNILTGSYEYVGNWAGVTVEKKVGQLKAGKGQLIDLPGLYSLNPLSHDEEVASRFLLNESFDSILNVVDASQIERNLNLTLQLLEYGKPVVIALNMVDVAKQQGIEIDIERLSELLKTPVVPVVARSGKGCDVLLRMITGESSGNACEKTHMLSYGELLEKACTELTAKMPDHIVSPRWMAVQFLEGNSVVRAALEKVIDSKWLNQFYQSTEQSVMEAYGGKKLSQYIRNKRSDHIKEILAQCLTRTERRSNLSERIDRVVTNKYLGIPIFLMFMYLAFKLTFEWLGNPLSDLVDGFINGALRNGTEWLLNGVGATSFIKAIIFDGIFAGVGGVLVFVPQIFILFLIISFIEDSGYMARIASVMDRLMEAVGLNGKAFIPLIIGFGCNVPGIMAARTIEQPKERLLTIILSPLMSCSARLSVYSLFVGIFFKSNQALIVLSLYVMGIVIALLLAKLFSSTILKQQESMFVVELPPYRIPQWKTLARSTWEKGKGFVRKAGTFIFGGSVIIWLLSYAGPGGFDVPMNESFLAKIGGAIGYLLTPLGFGTWQAGAALITGFLAKEVVVSTMNIIYSAPDTAALQGLLAGHFTALQAYSFMAFILLYVPCLATVGVIRKETMSARWTWFSILYSLVIAYGISLAIVTVGRALGFH